A single genomic interval of Roseomonas aeriglobus harbors:
- the ctaD gene encoding cytochrome c oxidase subunit I, which yields MSALKLHYQLHAIWRTEPGWRGHLRSVNHSDMGKRFIVAAFVFFAIGGVLAMLIRAQLATPRSAFVGPEVYNQLFTMHGSIMMFLFAIPMFEGLTMYLLPKMLGSRDLALPRLSALGWWCYLFGGTIIIVAMLAGVAPDAGWFLYPPLSGKTYTPGINSDVWLLGITFVEISAMCAAIEITVTILKLRAAGMSLDKMPIFAWYMLATAGMMVFGFPPLILGSILLEVERAFGWPFYTPELGGSPLLWQHLFWLFGHPEVYIIFLPAAGAVSTILPVMARTRLLAHGAIVAAIMALAFLSFGLWVHHMFTTGIPHMALGFFSAASALVAVPTAVQVFAWIGTLWQGRPDLKLPMLYLIGFFIVFVIGGLTGVMLAMVPFDAQAHDTAFVTAHLHYVLVGGFVFPMLAAAYYWLPHITGRERVLQVGEAAFWLIFIGFNMTFFLMHLTGLLGMPRRIDTYPEEMGWTWLNLLSSVGAFLQAFGFALVVIDVLLQIRLGRMHRRNPWRATTLEWAMPIPSPTYNFASLPVVASRDPLADDPDLGVALARGDGLLANGRSGWRETIAVDMTSGTPEHVAILPGNSWWPILTAAMLGGFFLAMLAGLYVVAPVFVVAVVGLGWCWAWSNGIRIDVGPVPIGNGLSLPTSFEAVRTTGWWGSVFALCASATLFTALIFGYVFLWTIAPNWPPPALIAPSLAGPLLGVAGAAAAVVGSRSGRRTLGLAGQLAIVAAMVWLLAAAPSPSSHAYGATSAMLAAYAIFHAALAAIMYAFLIARARAGFHSQARDGETRIVRLWSDHAAGAGIAVIALLALPGWLA from the coding sequence ATGAGCGCGCTGAAACTCCACTACCAGTTGCACGCGATCTGGCGAACCGAGCCCGGCTGGCGCGGCCATCTGCGATCGGTCAATCACAGCGACATGGGCAAGCGCTTCATCGTCGCGGCCTTCGTGTTCTTTGCGATCGGCGGCGTGCTGGCGATGCTGATCCGCGCCCAGCTGGCGACGCCGCGCAGCGCCTTCGTCGGCCCTGAAGTCTACAACCAGCTCTTCACGATGCACGGCAGCATCATGATGTTCCTATTCGCCATCCCCATGTTCGAGGGGCTGACGATGTACCTGTTGCCCAAGATGCTGGGCAGCCGGGATCTCGCCCTTCCGCGGCTGTCGGCGCTCGGCTGGTGGTGCTATCTGTTCGGCGGCACCATCATCATCGTCGCGATGCTTGCCGGTGTCGCGCCAGATGCGGGCTGGTTCCTGTACCCGCCGTTGTCCGGGAAGACCTATACCCCCGGCATCAATTCCGACGTCTGGCTGCTGGGCATTACGTTCGTCGAAATCTCGGCCATGTGCGCCGCGATCGAGATCACGGTGACGATCCTGAAGTTGCGCGCGGCGGGCATGTCGCTGGACAAGATGCCCATCTTCGCCTGGTATATGCTCGCGACCGCAGGAATGATGGTATTCGGCTTTCCGCCGCTCATCCTCGGCTCGATCCTGCTGGAGGTGGAACGCGCATTCGGCTGGCCGTTCTACACGCCCGAACTCGGCGGGTCCCCGCTCCTGTGGCAGCATCTGTTCTGGCTGTTCGGCCATCCGGAAGTGTACATCATCTTCCTGCCCGCCGCGGGCGCGGTTTCGACGATCCTGCCGGTGATGGCGCGCACGCGGCTGCTCGCCCACGGCGCGATCGTGGCGGCGATTATGGCGCTAGCGTTTCTGAGCTTCGGCCTGTGGGTCCACCACATGTTCACGACCGGCATTCCGCACATGGCGCTGGGCTTTTTCTCCGCCGCCTCCGCGCTCGTCGCGGTGCCGACCGCCGTGCAGGTCTTCGCCTGGATCGGCACGCTGTGGCAGGGGCGGCCGGACCTGAAGCTCCCGATGCTGTACCTGATCGGCTTCTTCATCGTGTTCGTCATCGGCGGGCTGACCGGTGTGATGCTGGCGATGGTCCCGTTCGACGCGCAGGCGCACGATACTGCCTTCGTGACGGCGCACCTCCACTATGTCCTGGTCGGCGGGTTCGTCTTTCCGATGCTTGCCGCCGCCTATTACTGGCTGCCGCACATCACCGGGCGCGAGCGGGTCCTGCAGGTGGGCGAAGCGGCGTTCTGGCTGATCTTCATCGGCTTCAACATGACGTTCTTCCTGATGCACCTGACCGGCCTGCTCGGCATGCCGCGACGCATCGACACCTATCCGGAGGAGATGGGATGGACCTGGCTCAACCTGCTGTCGTCGGTCGGCGCCTTCCTGCAGGCGTTCGGCTTCGCGCTGGTGGTGATCGACGTGCTGCTGCAAATCCGGCTCGGTCGCATGCATCGTCGCAATCCCTGGCGCGCGACCACGCTCGAATGGGCGATGCCGATCCCCTCCCCGACCTATAATTTCGCCAGCCTGCCCGTCGTCGCCAGCCGCGATCCGTTGGCCGACGACCCCGACCTGGGCGTCGCGCTCGCGCGTGGCGATGGCCTGCTGGCGAACGGACGTTCCGGATGGCGAGAGACCATCGCTGTCGACATGACCAGCGGCACGCCCGAACATGTCGCGATCCTGCCGGGAAATAGCTGGTGGCCGATTCTGACGGCGGCGATGCTCGGCGGCTTTTTCCTGGCGATGCTCGCCGGACTATATGTCGTCGCGCCGGTGTTCGTCGTCGCCGTCGTCGGGCTTGGCTGGTGCTGGGCGTGGAGCAACGGCATCCGCATCGACGTCGGCCCGGTTCCTATCGGCAACGGCCTGTCGCTGCCGACGAGTTTCGAAGCGGTCAGGACCACCGGCTGGTGGGGCAGTGTGTTCGCGCTGTGCGCCAGCGCGACGCTCTTTACCGCACTGATCTTCGGCTATGTGTTCCTATGGACGATCGCGCCGAACTGGCCGCCACCGGCGCTGATCGCGCCATCGCTAGCAGGGCCGCTGCTAGGCGTTGCCGGCGCCGCAGCGGCGGTCGTCGGTAGCCGCAGCGGGCGAAGAACCTTGGGTCTCGCCGGACAGTTGGCGATCGTCGCGGCGATGGTGTGGCTGCTCGCCGCTGCTCCCAGCCCGTCGAGTCACGCCTATGGCGCGACGAGTGCAATGCTCGCCGCCTACGCGATCTTTCACGCCGCGCTCGCCGCGATCATGTATGCGTTTCTGATTGCGCGCGCCCGCGCCGGCTTCCACTCGCAGGCGCGCGATGGCGAAACGCGGATCGTCCGGTTGTGGAGCGATCACGCCGCGGGTGCCGGCATCGCCGTCATCGCGCTCCTCGCGCTGCCCGGATGGCTGGCATGA
- a CDS encoding M48 family metallopeptidase, with product MVLEQRFAPMIERLELLAADSPRTHGFRVLAAGMLGYVVLAAILVLFFGLILGIIVFLAAHPGAAAGGIKLLIPIGTVALSLILALRVEWPRPDGIAIDGTEAPRLHQSIHALRSATEGPRIHEVRITGEMNAAITQYPRFLFLPSRNILFLGLPLLQALAPEEVEAVIAHEIGHFAGAHGRTASFIYHIRMRWSQLGERLSRGIVAGGLRRFFRWYGPWFAAYSFVLARRQEYEADALAARIVGAASMGNALIRIAYQSARWQEGWSLIWTQAVERPDPPSSPYRLLGEIVFTPPDETASDVLARALTRQRDLDDTHPSLSQRLSALNVVPQLPPPFAESAAAVLLGPALPVVTDRLDAEWHDSADESWTEEFDGRQSLGAERQALEDHAGGEGLDYEGQHRLAQLVEVIDGPQQGADAFATILERFPDAHGSRFRHGDALLDSGNEAGVASLLEAARGEPGLLTAALERIVRYGYATGREQLIETFEPQLDAAIAAEQEVRRISSTIEESTALRALEAEKQDELIRLTAGIAGVKWLLASVRDLANGQQIVFVFATQRNVTGTEVLDALLDAMLPAGDLIGIQHCNKRRWLTKRLKQFTTGVIRA from the coding sequence GTGGTGCTGGAGCAGCGCTTTGCGCCGATGATTGAGCGACTTGAGCTTCTGGCTGCGGACAGCCCGCGCACTCATGGCTTCCGTGTGCTGGCAGCGGGAATGCTCGGCTATGTCGTGCTTGCTGCCATCCTGGTCCTGTTCTTCGGCCTTATTCTCGGGATCATCGTGTTTCTGGCGGCGCATCCCGGCGCAGCGGCCGGCGGGATCAAGTTGTTGATCCCCATCGGTACCGTTGCGTTGAGTTTGATCCTGGCGCTGCGTGTCGAATGGCCACGGCCGGACGGCATCGCAATTGATGGAACGGAGGCGCCGCGCTTGCACCAATCCATCCACGCCTTGCGGTCCGCGACCGAGGGGCCTCGCATCCACGAAGTCCGTATCACCGGCGAAATGAACGCGGCGATTACGCAATATCCTCGGTTCTTGTTTCTGCCATCCCGCAACATTCTCTTCCTCGGTTTACCCTTGCTTCAGGCTCTGGCGCCTGAAGAAGTCGAGGCCGTCATTGCGCATGAAATAGGCCATTTCGCTGGCGCTCATGGTCGGACAGCATCTTTCATCTACCATATCCGTATGCGGTGGTCCCAGTTAGGTGAGCGGCTTTCCCGCGGCATCGTGGCTGGCGGGCTGCGGCGCTTTTTCCGCTGGTACGGCCCTTGGTTTGCTGCCTACAGCTTCGTGCTCGCGCGTCGGCAAGAGTATGAGGCGGATGCGCTTGCTGCAAGGATCGTTGGGGCTGCCAGCATGGGCAACGCCTTGATCAGGATCGCGTATCAAAGCGCGCGCTGGCAAGAAGGCTGGTCATTAATCTGGACGCAGGCAGTGGAGCGGCCCGACCCGCCCTCGTCGCCGTATCGGCTGCTTGGTGAGATCGTGTTCACTCCACCGGATGAGACTGCCTCCGATGTGCTGGCACGAGCTCTTACCCGGCAACGAGATCTCGACGATACGCATCCGTCTCTGTCCCAGCGGCTTTCCGCACTGAATGTGGTGCCGCAGTTGCCGCCGCCATTTGCGGAATCCGCCGCCGCCGTGCTGCTCGGCCCGGCTTTGCCTGTTGTCACCGATCGACTTGACGCTGAATGGCACGACAGCGCCGACGAAAGCTGGACCGAAGAATTTGATGGCCGTCAGAGCTTGGGGGCGGAACGGCAGGCGCTGGAGGACCATGCCGGGGGCGAGGGACTCGATTATGAAGGACAGCACCGGCTCGCACAGTTGGTGGAAGTAATCGATGGTCCTCAACAGGGCGCCGATGCCTTTGCTACAATCCTGGAAAGATTTCCCGACGCACATGGCTCGCGCTTCCGACATGGTGACGCGTTGCTCGATTCAGGCAACGAAGCAGGTGTTGCATCCTTGCTCGAGGCGGCACGCGGCGAGCCTGGATTATTGACCGCGGCACTCGAACGCATCGTTCGCTACGGGTACGCTACGGGACGGGAACAGCTTATTGAGACATTCGAGCCCCAGCTAGATGCGGCTATTGCAGCCGAACAGGAGGTGCGGCGGATATCCTCGACCATTGAGGAGTCTACCGCACTTCGTGCACTCGAAGCCGAGAAGCAGGATGAGTTAATCCGATTGACGGCCGGTATCGCTGGTGTGAAGTGGCTTCTCGCAAGCGTGCGTGACTTGGCAAACGGGCAGCAGATCGTCTTCGTTTTCGCGACTCAGCGTAACGTTACCGGCACCGAGGTGCTGGACGCCCTTCTCGATGCCATGCTGCCCGCTGGTGATCTAATCGGCATTCAGCATTGCAATAAGCGGCGTTGGCTGACGAAGCGTTTGAAGCAATTTACGACTGGCGTGATCCGAGCATAA
- a CDS encoding oxidoreductase, whose amino-acid sequence MRYEVDHIDALVVAVERLADGICSWEFRSADGRALPPFTAGAHIDLHLGNGVSRSYSLCNSQDDRDRYVVAINRDPASRGGSKLIHGTLKPGDRIAISAPRNHFPLVEDAGHVAFFAGGIGITPIFCMIQRLESLGRSWELWYSCRERSKCAFRERLEALESARSGRVHFNFDQEPGGRMLDLAQVITSTPQHAHLYCCGPNPMLRAFEIAAAEVGRPGNHVHVEYFAAKEAAALAGGYNVVCVRSGVEFRVEQGQRILDAMLAANIDIAYSCSEGICGTCECRVLEGIPDHRDSVLTPDEQAANDRMMVCCSGSQSARLVLDI is encoded by the coding sequence GTGAGGTACGAGGTCGATCATATCGACGCGTTGGTCGTCGCCGTCGAACGCTTGGCGGATGGGATCTGCTCCTGGGAGTTTCGCAGCGCCGATGGCCGGGCGCTGCCGCCGTTCACCGCCGGCGCGCATATCGACCTGCACCTTGGCAACGGAGTGTCGCGCAGCTATTCGCTTTGTAATTCGCAAGACGATCGCGACCGCTACGTCGTCGCGATCAACCGCGATCCCGCCAGTCGCGGGGGGTCGAAACTGATCCACGGCACGCTGAAGCCGGGCGATCGCATCGCCATCTCCGCGCCGCGCAACCACTTTCCGTTGGTCGAGGATGCCGGGCATGTCGCGTTCTTCGCCGGCGGTATCGGCATCACGCCGATCTTCTGCATGATTCAAAGGCTCGAAAGCCTCGGACGGTCGTGGGAACTTTGGTATAGCTGCCGCGAACGGAGCAAATGCGCGTTTCGTGAGCGGCTGGAGGCGCTCGAATCGGCGCGGTCAGGGCGCGTCCACTTCAATTTCGACCAAGAACCGGGCGGCCGGATGCTCGACCTTGCACAAGTCATAACGAGCACCCCCCAGCACGCGCATCTTTATTGTTGCGGACCCAATCCAATGTTGCGGGCGTTTGAAATCGCCGCGGCGGAGGTCGGACGCCCGGGCAACCACGTCCATGTCGAATATTTCGCCGCGAAGGAGGCAGCAGCTCTGGCAGGCGGCTATAATGTGGTGTGCGTCAGGTCGGGTGTCGAATTCAGGGTCGAGCAGGGCCAGCGTATTCTCGACGCCATGCTCGCCGCGAATATCGACATCGCCTATTCATGCAGCGAAGGTATCTGTGGAACCTGCGAATGCAGGGTGCTGGAAGGCATTCCCGATCATCGCGATTCCGTGCTGACGCCCGACGAGCAAGCAGCCAACGATCGCATGATGGTGTGCTGCTCGGGCTCGCAATCCGCTCGGCTGGTCTTGGATATCTAG
- a CDS encoding patatin-like phospholipase family protein, giving the protein MPSSSTEQDSTAPRIGLALQGGGAHGAYGWGVIDQLLESGARIAAVSGASAGALNGAALVTGLSEGGPDGARAALERLWRTIADRSPLRALDWSPLDTSWLEPWLGRSFDTAKLAGRYFLPFTPGIADMRTLRTVVADAIDLDRLRDADAVPLHVSATRVTTGAATIFEGAAITLDALMASACLPDIFAAVEIDGDLYWDGGFSANPPLEPLVLDNHVTDLIVAQITPFEGAAPGRDPASIARRTSDIAFNAALVRDLAALTAVQKIARDVVGVDPRLDALAAMRLHLIAPPGSLLSSSKLDTRWSQIERLRDLGRHHAAAWLATNGPSIGCRSTLDALPPELAA; this is encoded by the coding sequence ATGCCATCGTCATCGACCGAGCAGGACAGCACGGCACCGCGGATCGGCCTGGCACTCCAGGGCGGGGGTGCCCATGGCGCCTATGGCTGGGGCGTCATCGACCAGTTGCTGGAAAGCGGCGCCCGCATCGCGGCCGTCAGCGGTGCGAGCGCCGGCGCCTTGAACGGCGCCGCGCTCGTCACCGGCTTGTCGGAGGGCGGGCCCGACGGCGCCCGCGCCGCGTTGGAGCGGCTCTGGCGTACGATCGCAGATCGGTCGCCCCTGCGCGCGCTCGACTGGAGTCCCCTGGACACCTCCTGGTTGGAGCCCTGGCTCGGTCGAAGCTTCGACACGGCGAAGCTTGCAGGCCGGTATTTCCTGCCGTTCACGCCCGGCATCGCTGATATGCGCACGCTGCGGACGGTCGTGGCCGATGCGATCGACCTGGATCGGCTGCGCGATGCCGACGCTGTCCCTCTCCACGTATCGGCGACCCGTGTGACGACCGGAGCCGCAACGATCTTCGAGGGCGCCGCGATCACCCTCGATGCGCTGATGGCCTCGGCCTGCCTGCCCGACATCTTCGCGGCGGTCGAAATCGATGGGGACCTCTATTGGGACGGTGGTTTCTCGGCCAATCCGCCGCTCGAACCGCTCGTGCTCGATAATCACGTGACCGACCTGATCGTCGCGCAGATCACGCCGTTCGAAGGTGCCGCGCCCGGGCGCGATCCCGCGTCCATCGCTCGTCGTACGAGCGACATTGCGTTCAACGCCGCGCTGGTGCGCGATCTCGCCGCCTTGACCGCGGTTCAAAAGATCGCGCGCGATGTCGTCGGCGTCGATCCGCGCCTCGACGCGCTCGCGGCGATGCGGCTGCACCTGATCGCGCCGCCCGGCTCGTTGCTTTCGTCGAGCAAGCTCGACACGCGATGGTCGCAGATCGAGCGCCTGCGCGATCTCGGTCGCCACCACGCCGCGGCGTGGCTCGCGACGAACGGTCCGAGCATCGGCTGTCGCTCGACGCTCGATGCACTTCCACCGGAGCTTGCAGCATGA
- a CDS encoding membrane-bound PQQ-dependent dehydrogenase, glucose/quinate/shikimate family, whose translation MTRLRRSIFLTLQSLAGLLGAAMIALGAWLVVLGGSAYYLSAGALLLFGAVTAWRGRAKLAVGAGVAALGLTLIWSLIEIAGKGWMSSWGFDLAGRVGLLGALVGAAAIAGVAPLGPRPGRRLAIGGAGVLALVACVLVAVWERPVAPRGTALVGSGPSDTDWTAFGGTNAGTRFSPATQITPANVAGLREAWRFRTGDMSAGDGRVFFSAQNTPLKVGDTLYVCSARNRVFALDPATGREKWRFVPTIASRTLESAFSVACRTVGYHAAAGADPTASCSRRVFVAVADGRLIALDAATGRRCSGFGRDGTVDLTMGMGLSEPGHASSNSGPAVIGDMVVVGQQVSDNQRRDAPSGVVRAYDATTGALRWAWDAKRPDARAPLARGATWPKGTPNVWNVISGDATLGLVLLATGNAGNDHWAGNRDPEDDRYSSAVVAVDLQTGATRWAFRTVEHDRFDYDLGAQPVLLTMPIDGERRSVVVQATKTGSIFLLDARTGQPLAPVAYRPAPGGGMPGEQLSPVQPQSVAFPNLSGRPGSDPERLDARHSWGLTPLDAALCRIQFHRMRYDGIYTPPTDKGLGTLLFPGTVGGMNWGGIAIDLNRGVIISNHSRLPNRVQLIPRAQVSDPPIGDGGRRPDQAVAPQKGAPYGVDRPMWLSPLGVPCIAPPWGYIAATDLRTRQLLWSQPLGTGRDTGPLGVPSGLRIVIGTPNLGGAVTTASGLAFIAAAQDNYLRAFETSSGRLLWSARLPAGGQSSAMTYMHRGRQYVAISATGHARFETTVGDTLMVFALPQS comes from the coding sequence ATGACCCGTTTGCGACGCAGCATCTTCCTGACGCTCCAGAGTCTCGCCGGACTGCTCGGCGCCGCGATGATCGCCCTGGGCGCGTGGCTCGTGGTCCTCGGCGGCAGCGCCTATTATCTGTCTGCCGGCGCCCTGCTTCTGTTCGGAGCGGTCACCGCCTGGCGCGGGCGAGCTAAGCTCGCGGTCGGCGCAGGTGTCGCCGCGCTTGGCCTCACCCTGATCTGGTCGCTCATCGAGATCGCCGGCAAGGGCTGGATGTCGTCATGGGGGTTCGATCTCGCGGGCCGCGTGGGGCTGCTCGGCGCACTGGTGGGGGCAGCGGCGATTGCCGGCGTTGCGCCGCTTGGTCCGCGCCCGGGAAGACGGCTCGCAATCGGCGGCGCCGGGGTCCTAGCCCTCGTCGCCTGCGTGTTGGTCGCGGTCTGGGAGCGCCCGGTGGCTCCACGGGGCACGGCCCTTGTCGGCTCCGGCCCGAGCGATACCGACTGGACGGCGTTTGGAGGGACCAATGCCGGCACGCGCTTCTCCCCGGCAACGCAGATCACGCCCGCGAATGTCGCAGGATTGCGCGAGGCCTGGCGCTTCCGCACCGGCGATATGTCGGCAGGAGACGGGCGCGTCTTCTTTTCCGCCCAGAATACGCCGTTGAAGGTCGGCGACACGCTCTATGTCTGCTCGGCCCGCAACCGCGTCTTCGCACTCGATCCGGCGACGGGACGGGAGAAGTGGCGCTTCGTCCCGACGATCGCATCCCGGACGCTCGAATCGGCCTTCTCGGTCGCCTGCCGCACGGTGGGCTATCATGCCGCAGCCGGTGCCGATCCAACCGCGTCGTGCAGCCGCCGCGTCTTCGTCGCCGTCGCCGATGGCCGACTGATCGCACTCGACGCTGCAACCGGGCGTCGTTGTAGCGGCTTCGGCCGCGACGGCACCGTGGATCTGACGATGGGCATGGGTCTGAGCGAACCCGGCCACGCATCGAGCAATTCCGGGCCGGCCGTCATTGGCGATATGGTCGTCGTCGGCCAGCAGGTTAGCGACAATCAACGCCGCGACGCACCGTCCGGCGTGGTGCGCGCCTATGACGCGACTACAGGCGCGTTGCGCTGGGCGTGGGATGCCAAGCGCCCCGATGCGCGCGCGCCGCTCGCCAGAGGCGCGACGTGGCCCAAGGGTACGCCCAATGTGTGGAACGTGATTTCGGGCGACGCGACGCTTGGCCTGGTGCTTCTGGCGACGGGGAACGCCGGCAACGACCATTGGGCCGGCAACCGCGATCCGGAGGATGACCGCTACAGCAGTGCCGTCGTCGCCGTCGACCTCCAGACCGGCGCGACGCGTTGGGCATTCCGGACGGTCGAACACGACCGGTTCGACTATGATCTGGGCGCACAGCCGGTGCTGCTGACGATGCCGATCGATGGCGAACGGCGCAGCGTCGTGGTTCAGGCGACGAAAACGGGGTCGATCTTCCTTCTCGATGCAAGGACGGGGCAGCCGCTCGCGCCGGTGGCATATCGCCCCGCCCCGGGCGGTGGCATGCCGGGCGAACAATTGTCGCCGGTGCAACCACAGTCCGTAGCGTTTCCCAACCTGTCCGGTCGCCCCGGCTCCGACCCCGAACGGCTCGATGCACGTCATAGTTGGGGGCTTACGCCTCTCGATGCGGCGCTGTGCCGGATCCAGTTCCACCGCATGCGGTACGACGGCATCTACACGCCGCCGACCGACAAGGGCCTGGGCACGCTTTTGTTTCCCGGCACTGTCGGCGGAATGAATTGGGGCGGGATTGCCATCGACTTGAATCGGGGCGTGATCATCAGCAACCACAGCCGCTTGCCAAATCGCGTCCAGCTTATCCCGCGCGCGCAGGTTTCCGACCCGCCGATCGGCGATGGCGGACGGCGCCCCGACCAGGCGGTCGCTCCGCAAAAGGGCGCGCCTTATGGCGTCGACCGACCGATGTGGCTGTCGCCGCTCGGCGTTCCCTGCATCGCCCCGCCCTGGGGTTATATCGCCGCGACCGATCTGAGAACGCGACAGCTGCTGTGGTCGCAACCGCTCGGAACCGGACGCGACACCGGCCCCTTGGGTGTGCCGTCTGGCCTGCGCATCGTCATCGGCACGCCCAACCTGGGCGGGGCCGTAACGACGGCGAGCGGTCTGGCGTTCATCGCAGCCGCACAGGACAATTATCTGCGCGCCTTCGAAACGAGCAGCGGGCGCCTCCTGTGGTCGGCGCGCCTTCCCGCAGGCGGCCAATCCTCCGCCATGACGTACATGCATCGCGGGCGGCAATATGTGGCGATCAGCGCAACCGGCCACGCCCGCTTCGAAACAACGGTAGGAGATACACTAATGGTCTTCGCCCTCCCCCAATCTTGA